The following proteins are co-located in the Brassica napus cultivar Da-Ae unplaced genomic scaffold, Da-Ae ScsIHWf_153;HRSCAF=280, whole genome shotgun sequence genome:
- the LOC125597784 gene encoding uncharacterized protein LOC125597784 yields MASRFFLVFLLVILTIVNATLAADVAEKLQPVVDTKKAADNATKSLIDSLGPSQDNPDYEIPLELAPGGVQVVDDYLPNISPGGGKDDSLAQPESDMDVNNSPSSPASISFTTVAVAAVGGASLFFF; encoded by the coding sequence ATGGCAAGCCGTTTTTTCTTAGTCTTCCTCCTCGTAATTCTAACAATCGTTAATGCAACATTAGCAGCTGATGTTGCTGAAAAACTTCAACCTGTTGTTGACACCAAAAAAGCAGCAGACAACGCTACGAAGAGCTTGATAGATAGCCTTGGTCCGTCTCAAGATAACCCCGATTACGAAATCCCTTTAGAACTTGCACCGGGCGGTGTCCAGGTGGTGGATGATTACCTTCCCAATATTAGCCCCGGCGGAGGAAAAGATGACTCTCTTGCACAACCAGAATCGGATATGGATGTCAATAACTCGCCATCTAGCCCTGCCTCTATATCTTTTACAACCGTTGCCGTTGCTGCGGTAGGAGGAGCCagcttatttttcttttga
- the LOC125597781 gene encoding uncharacterized protein LOC125597781 isoform X1: MLAITRVISRRIHGKGDVAVPKISGFSIVSPKNVEVEYADGSKFSFSSEFLRVHSPAADGKVRSIGGEKVISGRRYVGIMSAEPVGNYGVRLVFDDLHRTGIYPWDYFYELGSNKFGLMRSYIKILQKHHLSREPPPRRK; the protein is encoded by the exons ATGTTGGCGATTACGAGAGTGATTAGCCGGAGAATCCACGGCAAGGGTGATGTAGCTGTTCCAAAAATCTCAGGATTCTCTATTGTATCTCCCAAAAAC GTTGAGGTAGAGTATGCAGATGGCAGCAAGTTCAGTTTCTCATCTGAGTTTCTGAGAGTGCATAGCCCAGCTGCTGATGGGAAAGTCAGATCAATCGGTGGTGAAAAG gTGATATCTGGAAGGCGGTATGTAGGAATCATGTCTGCAGAACCGGTGGGAAACTATGGGGTAAG GTTAGTGTTTGATGACTTGCACAGAACAGGAATATACCCATGGGACTATTTCTATGAGCTTGGGAGCAATAAGTTTGGTCTCATGAGAAGCTATATTAAGATTCTTCAAAAGCATCATCTCAGCCGTGAACCTCCTCCGAGAAGGAAATGA
- the LOC125597776 gene encoding succinate dehydrogenase [ubiquinone] iron-sulfur subunit 1, mitochondrial-like, with protein sequence MASGLIGKLVRTNPSRLTTAARLIPSRCTASAPQPESKPSSNGGKPSNLKTFQIYRWNPDNPSKPELQDYQIDLKDCGPMVLDALIKIKNETDPSLTFRRSCREGICGSCAMNIDGCNGLACLTKIEEGAKETTTITPLPHMFVIKDLVVDMTNFYNQYKSIEPWLKRKSPASDEHGKEILQSKKDRAKLDGMYECILCACCSTSCPSYWWNPESYLGPAALLHANRWISDSRDEYTKERLEAIDDEFKLYRCHTILNCARACPKGLNPGKQIAHIKQLQR encoded by the exons ATGGCGTCCGGCTTGATCGGAAAATTGGTTAGAACCAATCCGTCGCGATTAACCACCGCGGCGAGGCTAATCCCGTCGCGATGCACAGCCTCCGCACCACAACCGGAATCAAAACCTTCGTCTAACGGCGGCAAACCATCGAACCTGAAGACGTTCCAGATCTACCGATGGAACCCCGACAACCCCAGCAAGCCCGAGCTCCAAGACTACCAGATCGATCTCAAGGACTGCGGCCCGATGGTCCTCGACGCCCTAATCAAGATCAAGAACGAGACGGATCCCTCCCTCACGTTCCGCCGCTCGTGCCGAGAAGGGATCTGCGGCTCGTGCGCGATGAACATCGACGGGTGCAACGGCCTCGCGTGCCTGACGAAGATCGAGGAGGGGGCGAAGGAGACGACGACGATCACTCCCTTGCCGCATATGTTTGTGATAAAGGATCTGGTGGTGGACATGACGAATTTTTATAATCAGTATAAGAGTATCGAGCCGTGGCTGAAGAGGAAGAGTCCGGCGTCGGATGAGCATGGGAAGGAGATTCTGCAGAGTAAGAAGGATAGGGCGAAGCTTGATGGGATGTATGAGTGTATTTTGTGTGCTTGTTGTAGCACGTCGTGTCCTAGTTATTGGTGGAACCCTGAGTCTTATCTTGGCCCTGCTGCTTTGCTGCATGCTAACAG GTGGATAAGCGACAGTCGTGATGAGTATACTAAGGAAAGACTTGAGGCTATTGACGATGAGTTCAAGCTTTACCGTTGCCATACGATCTTGAATTGTGCCCGTGCATGTCCAAAGGGTTTGAACCCAGGCAAACAGATCGCGCATATCAAGCAACTTCAGCGTTGA
- the LOC125597777 gene encoding protein WVD2-like 7, with the protein MGESAVLAHSYSFAAPITRTDSHEDHTNHALNQSISFGKFMTENLEWGKWSTFSHKKYVEEAEKYSRPGSVAQKKAFFEAHYKRIAEAKKAATEEQPTVTPAEVLLQALETQPPLSLLPEEESTTERKSIQNDDVLVDAVDDEMEVVKEKSECDDKEEEKEQDEELLKEEKTRRSMTKNRPVFRLSLEKTIPPPKPIETRTEVATTPEKTSERPITQISEKNEEKPVHRKKFSFLNCFRGNAKTRDQNHSRKKGKRETKKQKKQFLCLCFKPKTVRRES; encoded by the exons ATGGGTGAATCTGCAGTTCTAGCTCATTCATATTCCTTCGCAGCTCCTATTACCCGTACCGATTCTCATGAG GATCACACGAACCATGCGCTTAACCAATCAATCTCGTTTGGGAAGTTCATGACAGAGAATCTTGAGTGGGGCAAGTGGTCAACGTTTTCGCACAAGAAGTATGTGGAAGAAGCAGAGAAGTACTCTCGTCCTGGCTCCGTCGCTCAGAAGAAAGCCTTCTTCGAAgctcattacaagagaatagcCGAAGCCAAGAAAGCTGCAACGGAAGAGCAACCTACCGTGACGCCAGCTGAAGTCTTGCTTCAGGCTTTGGAGACGCAGCCTCCGTTGAGTTTGTTACCGGAGGAAGAATCAACCACCGAGAGGAAAAGTATTCAAAACGACGACGTTCTTGTTGATGccgtggatgatgaaatggaagTAGTAAAAGAGAAAAGTGAGTGTGATGacaaggaggaggagaaggagcAAGATGAAGAGTTGTTGAAAGAGGAGAAAACAAGGAGATCGATGACCAAGAACAGACCGGTGTTTAGATTGTCTCTGGAGAAAACAATCCCTCCTCCTAAACCTATAGAGACAAGGACGGAGGTTGCTACTACACCAGAGAAAACAAG CGAAAGACCGATAACTCAAATCTCAGAGAAGAATGAAGAGAAACCGGTTCACCGCAAGAAATTCAGTTTCTTGAA CTGTTTCAGGGGTAATGCTAAAACTCGAGATCAGAATCATAGCAGGAAGAAG GGAAAGAGGGAGACGAAGAAACAGAAGAAGCAGTTTCTATGTCTTTGTTTCAAGCCCAAGACTGTAAGAAGAGAATCTTAA
- the LOC125597779 gene encoding proteasome subunit beta type-7-A-like yields the protein MTQSGVDVPPKGGFSFDLCKRNDMLIQKGLKAPSFLKTGTTIVGLIFKDGVILGADTRATEGPIVADKNCEKIHYMAPNIYCCGAGTAADTEAVTDMVSSQLRLHRYQTGRDSRVITALTLLKKHLFSYQGHVSAALVLGGVDITGPHLHTIYPHGSTDTLPFATMGSGSLAAMSVFEAKYKEGLTRDEGIKLVAEAICSGIFNDLGSGSNVDICVITKGHKEYLRNYMEPNPRTYVSSKGYSFTKKTEVLRTKITPLMERVEITEVGEAMEE from the exons ATGACTCAGTCAGGAGTGGATGTACCGCCGAAGGGTGGGTTCAGCTTCGATCTGTGCAAGAGAAACGATATGCTTATCCAAAAGGGTCTTAAAGCTCCCTCCTTTTTGAAGACCGGTACTACCATCGTCGGTTTGATCTTCAAG GATGGTGTTATACTAGGCGCTGATACACGAGCAACTGAGGGACCTATCGTTGCTGATAAGAACTGTGAGAAGATTCACTACATGGCACCTAACATTTACTGCTGTGGTGCTGGAACCGCTGCTGACACTGAAGCTGTCACTG ATATGGTCAGCTCACAGCTGAGGTTGCATCGTTACCAGACTGGGCGAGACTCTCGGGTCATCACTGCTTTGACCCTTCTCAAAAAGCATCTTTTCAG CTATCAAGGTCATGTCTCAGCTGCTCTTGTCCTTGGTGGAGTCGATATCACCGGGCCTCATCTGCATACC ATATACCCACACGGTTCAACTGACACTCTACCATTCGCTACAATGGGTTCTGGTTCTCTTGCTGCTATGTCTGTCTTTGAGGCAAAGTACAAAGAAGGTCTAACT AGGGACGAAGGAATCAAGCTGGTGGCTGAAGCCATATGCTCGGGAATATTCAACGACCTGGGTAGTGGTAGCAACGTGGACATCTGCGTGATCACAAAG GGGCACAAGGAATATCTCAGGAACTACATGGAACCAAACCCAAGAACCTATGTCAGCAGCAAAGGCTATTCATTCACCAAGAAAACCG AGGTTCTTCGCACGAAAATCACCCCATTGATGGAGCGAGTTGAGATTACAGAAGTGGGTGAAGCTATGGAAGAATGA
- the LOC106401849 gene encoding uncharacterized membrane protein At3g27390-like, protein MEPPKGFLASLVHFLVFLPYFTALLFLGVIKGIVLCPLVCFVMTIGNSAIILTLLPIHIVWTFYSITSAKQLGPILKLFICLCLPAAIILWPILGVLASVLGGALYGFLSPIFATFDAVGEGKPSPLLHCFYDGTWSTVKRSFIVVRDFKDVCFHSYFSFMDEIRKCSPDQNYHEIRLLQLPGALIASALGILVAFPVISLVALCKSPYMLFKGWHRLFHDLIGREGPFLETMCVPIAGLAILLWPLAVAGAVLGSSVSSIFLGAYAGVVSYQESSFYYGLCFVVASVSIYDEYSTDILDMNEGSCFPRPKYRKKEAEPTPFSGPIPRQGSVKNMASTRVGSVRVPMIDVKPLDLLDGLFVECRKFGDVLASKGLINSKDIEEARSSNGSQVISVGLPAYAFLYEILRSVKANTSGLLLSDGVTELTTKNRPKDAFFDWFLNPFLILKEQMKATNLTDEEEEYLGRLVLLYGDSERLKNSYADSSSPLLTERKRAELDAFARRIQGLTKTVSRYPTYRRHFVELVKKLSDDLEVQDRDGSEIIREAPGPVKIFSRIFSQRSFRRKESINGSDQESRKGVSRMVDIV, encoded by the exons ATGGAGCCTCCAAAAGGATTCCTTGCTTCTTTGGTGCATTTCTTAGTGTTCCTTCCTTATTTCACTGCATTGCTGTTTCTGGGTGTCATCAAAG GTATCGTTCTGTGTCCACTGGTATGCTTCGTTATGACTATAGGCAACTCTGCGATCATACTAACTCTTTTGCCTATTCACATCGTTTGGACATTCTACTCAATAACGAG TGCCAAACAATTAGGACCGATCTTGAAGCTCTTTATATGCCTATGTCTACCTGCCGCCATCATTCTCTGGCCAATTCTTGGTGTCTTAGCAAGTGTTCTTGGAGGAGCTTTATATGGTTTTCTCTCCCCAATCTTCGCTACCTTTGATGCCGTTGGCGAGGGCAAGCCTTCCCCTCTTCTCCATTGCTTTTATGATGGAACTTGGAGCACCGTCAAGCGCAGCTTCATTGTTGTCCGTGACTTCAAAGACGTGTGCTTTCACTCCTACTTCTCATTTATGGATGAGATTAGAAAATGTAGTCCGGATCAGAACTATCATGAGATAAG GCTACTTCAACTTCCAGGTGCATTGATAGCTTCAGCACTCGGGATTCTTGTTGCTTTCCCTGTGATCTCACTCGTAGCCTTATGCAAAAGCCCTTACATGCTCTTCAAAGGTTGGCACCGTCTGTTTCACGACCTCATTGGACGGGAAGGTCCATTCCTGGAGACAATGTGTGTCCCCATAGCAGGCCTAGCAATCTTACTTTGGCCTTTGGCCGTCGCGGGAGCAGTTCTTGGTTCATCGGTCTCTAGCATCTTCCTCGGTGCTTATGCAGGAGTAGTCTCATATCAAGAATCATCTTTTTACTATGGACTATGCTTTGTGGTCGCGTCTGTGTCCATTTACGACGAGTATAGCACTGATATACTTGACATGAATGAAGGATCTTGCTTCCCAAGGCCTAAGTATCGAAAAAAAGAAGCCGAACCAACACCTTTTTCAGGTCCTATACCAAGACAAGGCTCTGTCAAGAACATGGCTTCAACAAGAGTAGGGTCAGTGAGAGTCCCTATGATTGATGTTAAGCCTCTTGAC CTTTTGGATGGTCTCTTTGTGGAGTGTAGGAAGTTTGGAGACGTTTTGGCGAGTAAAGGACTGATAAACTCAAAAGATATCGAAGAGGCGAGGTCTAGTAACGGCAGCCAAGTGATCAGCGTTGGCTTACCAGCTTACGCATTTCTTTATGAGATTCTACGCTCTGTCAAAGCCAATACTTCCGGCTTGTTGCTCA GTGACGGTGTAACTGAACTAACTACCAAGAACAGACCAAAAGATGCTTTCTTTGATTGGTTTCTGAATCCGTTTTTGATACTAAAGGAGCAAATGAAAGCTACGAACTTAactgatgaagaggaagagtaTCTCGGAAGGTTGGTGTTGCTGTATGGAGACTCAGAGAGGCTAAAGAACTCGTATGCTGATtcatcttctcctcttctcaCCGAGCGTAAAAGAGCTGAGCTTGACGCCTTTGCTCGCAG GATTCAAGGGCTAACGAAAACGGTGTCAAGGTATCCAACATACCGTAGACATTTTGTGGAATTAGTGAAGAAACTATCGGATGATTTGGAGGTCCAGGACCGTGACGGTTCAGAAATTATAAGAGAAGCGCCTGGTCCGGTTAAGATATTTTCTAGGATATTCAGTCAAAGATCGTTCAGAAGGAAAGAGAGTATCAATGGATCCGACCAAGAATCAAGGAAGGGTGTCTCAAGGATGGTAGATATCGTTTGA
- the LOC125597780 gene encoding uncharacterized protein LOC125597780, producing the protein MPKRGAEAPPSSETQRVKPADSFGDYRSQVAQLLSQEEKISLRDQEATMSHSNTAIGAGMSHLKREDLNVLLRQCVRDLTPEVNEMHLRACSMKRFSDKAAKCDVPADSEDDVTNLLSNPDIVKKLTSRYSNVLLHELDDMQQQLENILDDVVATCRPMSRGEKLDLQKAIMELPGGNRDRVAGIVEEHCRTSGKEFSDEVIANLDQSEDNTMLWRLHFYVGAVKNAQKLAR; encoded by the exons ATGCCCAAAAGAGGAGCAGAAGCGCCTCCTTCGTCTGAAACCCAAAGAGTCAAACCTGCAGACTCTTTCGGTGATTACAGATCTCAAGTAGCTCAACTCTTGTCTCAAGAAGAGAAGATCTCGCTTCGAGATCAAGAAGCCACTATGAGTCATTCCAACACTGCAATAGGAGCTGGGATGTCACACCTCAAGAGAGAGGATTTGAATGTTTTGTTAAGGCAGTGCGTGAGGGATCTAACTCCAGAAGTTAATGAG ATGCATTTGCGTGCATGCAGCATGAAACGATTCTCAGACAAGGCAGCCAAATGTGATGTTCCTGCAGACTCTGAAGATGATGTGACGAATCTTCTGTCTAACCCTGATATTGTCAAGAAATTAACCTCCCGGTATTCAAATGTTCTTCTTCATGAG CTGGATGATATGCAGCAGCAACTCGAGAACATCCTTGATGATGTAGTGGCTACTTGCAG GCCTATGAGTCGCGGCGAAAAGTTAGATCTTCAGAAAGCAATCATGGAGTTACCTGGGGGAAACCGTGACCGTGTCGCTGGGATAGTGGAAGAACATTGCAGAACGTCTGGAAAGGAATTTTCAGACGAGGTTATCGCCAACTTGGATCAGTCG GAGGACAACACAATGCTATGGAGATTGCATTTCTATGTAGGAGCAGTCAAGAATGCTCAGAAGCTCGCTCGCTAG
- the LOC125597781 gene encoding uncharacterized protein LOC125597781 isoform X2, with translation MLAITRVISRRIHGKGDVAVPKISGFSIVSPKNVEVEYADGSKFSFSSEFLRVHSPAADGKVRSIGGEKVISGRRYVGIMSAEPVGNYGVRTGIYPWDYFYELGSNKFGLMRSYIKILQKHHLSREPPPRRK, from the exons ATGTTGGCGATTACGAGAGTGATTAGCCGGAGAATCCACGGCAAGGGTGATGTAGCTGTTCCAAAAATCTCAGGATTCTCTATTGTATCTCCCAAAAAC GTTGAGGTAGAGTATGCAGATGGCAGCAAGTTCAGTTTCTCATCTGAGTTTCTGAGAGTGCATAGCCCAGCTGCTGATGGGAAAGTCAGATCAATCGGTGGTGAAAAG gTGATATCTGGAAGGCGGTATGTAGGAATCATGTCTGCAGAACCGGTGGGAAACTATGGGGTAAG AACAGGAATATACCCATGGGACTATTTCTATGAGCTTGGGAGCAATAAGTTTGGTCTCATGAGAAGCTATATTAAGATTCTTCAAAAGCATCATCTCAGCCGTGAACCTCCTCCGAGAAGGAAATGA
- the LOC106424694 gene encoding uncharacterized protein LOC106424694 has translation MKRAFLSVIRNTRVTFHHMKKNHAAAMRTDPEIEISSDEALPVGAEASGPSLVGPSSGDDDGDMSGVGDGGEDADGESDELVGPSDELVGPSDELVGPSDELVGPSDELVGPSDELVGPPVLESGLGAGVLADEDFGAFVGAPPPEDGEALGVAEEFFLVVVGAEAVGGEVGAEAVDFGDAAAGCLGDPAVVGFGDPAAGCLGDAAAGCLGDAAAAGGVGELLLALALGAPAGVGGSAAKTAVMAKTVTARDRSVMVLVIFICECEIFLNAVINY, from the coding sequence atgaaacgAGCCTTTTTAAGTGTAATAAGAAACACAAGAGTAACATTTCATCATATGAAGAAGAACCATGCAGCTGCGATGAGAACAGATCCAGAGATAGAGATCTCAAGCGACGAGGCTCTTCCCGTCGGGGCTGAAGCTTCGGGGCCTTCACTGGTGGGTCCTTCATCAGGGGACGACGACGGAGACATGTCTGGTGTCGGAGACGGCGGAGAAGATGCGGATGGTGAGTCGGACGAGCTAGTAGGACCTTCAGACGAGCTTGTAGGGCCTTCAGACGAGCTTGTAGGGCCTTCGGACGAGCTTGTAGGACCTTCCGATGAGCTTGTAGGACCTTCGGATGAGCTGGTAGGACCTCCGGTGCTTGAGTCGGGGCTTGGAGCCGGAGTTTTGGCTGACGAAGATTTTGGAGCGTTTGTGGGGGCGCCACCACCTGAAGATGGGGAAGCGCTTGGAGTGGCGGAGGAGTTCTTCTTGGTGGTGGTGGGAGCAGAAGCCGTAGGCGGCGAGGTTGGGGCGGAAGCGGTGGATTTTGGGGATGCTGCGGCGGGTTGTTTGGGGGATCCTGCGGTGGTTGGTTTTGGTGATCCTGCGGCGGGTTGTTTGGGGGATGCTGCGGCGGGTTGTTTGGGGGATGCTGCGGCGGCGGGAGGAGTGGGTGAGCTTTTGTTGGCGTTGGCTTTAGGCGCTCCGGCTGGTGTTGGAGGATCAGCGGCGAAGACAGCGGTAATGGCCAAGACGGTGACGGCGAGAGATAGGAGCGTAATGGTCCTTGTCATCTTTATATGTGAATGTGAGATTTTCTTAAATGCggtaattaattattaa